From a region of the Lactuca sativa cultivar Salinas chromosome 4, Lsat_Salinas_v11, whole genome shotgun sequence genome:
- the LOC111893132 gene encoding cytochrome P450 Tp9025, with translation MDAGVTFLLLVSSLILSFYFILNRKPNASKSLNLPPGPPKLPIIGNIHQIAGALPHHAFRELAKKYGPIMHMQLGQISTIVISSPLLAKEVFKTNDLALASRPYTLLADIVLYGSSDVALGPYGDYWRQMKKMITVELLSAKKVRSFSGFREQEIDHFIEFLRSSCEKPIVIREKVTEMINNIVCKSSFGDNCKQQDVLIELVDDLGRLVSGFYVADLFPEFGFLSVISGMKSKLTKIHKSLDKIFDDIFEERKTKRQRNGVSEDDLLDVLFTIKESGGLQFPITDDNIKAVFVNMFTGGTDTSAMTIEWAMTEMMKNPNVMDKAQREVREAFKGKKKITESDLQDLVYLKFVVKETLRLHPPLPLLLPRECREQCQIAGYDIPVKMKVIVNAFACAVDPEYWDDAESFKPERFEKSTTDFMGTNFEFVPFGSGRRMCPGINFGVTSIQFALAQMLYYFNWKLPFELSPKDVDITENDGATAVKKVPLMLTPTLYSSFSH, from the exons ATGGACGCCGGAGTCACCTTCCTCCTCCTGGTCTCCTCCCTCATTCTTTCCTTCTACTTCATCCTTAACAGAAAACCCAACGCTTCGAAATCTCTAAATCTTCCACCAGGTCCACCAAAGCTACCCATTATTGGAAACATCCATCAGATAGCTGGAGCACTGCCGCACCATGCATTCCGTGAGTTAGCCAAGAAATATGGTCCCATCATGCACATGCAACTCGGCCAGATCTCTACCATTGTCATCTCGTCTCCTCTGTTAGCCAAAGAAGTCTTCAAAACCAACGATCTCGCCCTCGCTAGCCGCCCCTACACTCTCCTCGCCGATATTGTGTTGTATGGAAGCTCCGACGTTGCTCTTGGCCCTTACGGCGATTACTGGCGACAAATGAAGAAGATGATCACTGTGGAACTCTTAAGTGCCAAAAAAGTCCGGTCGTTCAGTGGTTTCCGTGAGCAAGAGATCGATCATTTCATCGAGTTCCTCCGATCGAGCTGTGAAAAACCAATAGTCATACGTGAGAAGGTAACGGAAATGATCAACAACATTGTGTGCAAATCGTCGTTTGGGGATAACTGCAAACAACAAGATGTATTGATCGAATTGGTGGATGATTTGGGGAGATTGGTGAGTGGGTTTTATGTTGCAGATCTGTTTCCTGAGTTTGGGTTCCTTTCGGTCATTTCTGGGATGAAATCTAAGTTGACGAAGATTCACAAAAGTCTTGATAAGATTTTTGATGATATTTTTGAGGAACGGAAAACCAAAAGACAAAGAAACGGTGTCTCGGAAGACGATCTGCTTGATGTTCTTTTCACCATCAAAGAGAGCGGTGGCCTTCAGTTCCCAATCACAGACGACAACATCAAGGCTGTCTTTGTG AATATGTTTACTGGAGGCACAGATACGAGTGCTATGACAATTGAATGGGCAATGACAGAAATGATGAAAAACCCTAATGTGATGGATAAGGCACAAAGAGAAGTGAGAGAAGCATTCAAGGGAAAGAAGAAAATCACTGAGAGTGACTTACAAGATTTGGTTTACCTTAAATTTGTTGTCAAAGAAACTTTAAGGCTTCACCCTCCTCTCCCTCTACTACTCCCAAGGGAATGTAGAGAACAATGTCAGATTGCTGGTTATGATATACCAGTGAAGATGAAAGTGATTGTCAATGCTTTTGCATGTGCAGTTGATCCTGAATATTGGGATGATGCAGAAAGTTTCAAACCAGAAAGATTTGAAAAGTCCACTACTGATTTCATGGGTACAAACTTTGAGTTTGTTCCATTTGGATCAGGGAGGAGAATGTGTCCTGGGATTAATTTTGGTGTAACTTCTATTCAGTTTGCTCTCGCTCAAATGTTATACTACTTCAATTGGAAACTACCTTTTGAATTAAGCCCTAAAGATGTTGACATAACAGAGAATGATGGAGCTACCGCAGTAAAGAAAGTTCCATTGATGCTAACACCTACTCTGTATTCTTCATTTTCTCATTAA